From Drosophila yakuba strain Tai18E2 chromosome 2L, Prin_Dyak_Tai18E2_2.1, whole genome shotgun sequence, one genomic window encodes:
- the LOC6528876 gene encoding zinc finger protein 814, with product MSENAKNNSCLHCSVFSTKYQYQEIFDEFGIELGLQSLLAKHFLFEVSPDPRKQQLLCEVCVNNLIRLFDIDELERERDAAKDVAQCKDPKAEDPIIITEVHASPTSPAAKPVKKAAPSRPLTKVLRPVPIIPIREPSARIRNKAAAASHVTPDASRSPEPSPHPSSPEASVLKNDNNLVVKVADQEQFSVLIQNILDEEEAIVEDDTAVKEESSEAVPVETETPGQIVILNSEARAETNLDENVYIYEHNDVMDPNLDNVKVKPISCSSRLVAQAEESQSDDDIDEGETSNIVLFNFVDIKEKDDVDNIPEYLSTVVKTRFEKLTFEWCTVCKHCSLKCPTFESLLGHLLKAHKTRKDVHQCPIEGCNKELKGRKFLAMHLVMLHAPVAEIAIYGCCPECKLTFSNILQYNKHSCAHVIKKKRGIRSFCEMCSLEFPSWKRFNFHNQFHLEKHRPRACFVCDYASTNIDELFQHLNYAHEPVGTLFCDLCDRTFRDSSVFMEHNKSHANVSSTTYSCGECMANFESRGRLNGHMRAMHGSVISCELCSREFATEATYNIHMKKHLIIEKDVHVCSTCGLLSDSRETLLAHVESVKTACFGSKIYVELLRDAYVCEYCSSYFKEKDSLQAHRDSGVHKDGVFWCQPCGKEFAHMKLYRHHLRNYQQLRADSTHRRLEICVYYMCDQENCSESYVNWNSLYTHKRRTHESSNKQAEKSSRSAQEWVCQFCLKECRSKMSLSVHVARSHNNDNVTCPLCNASYKSRDALAKHHAYWHEPIECPECFKIVKNRRNYDTHVNVVHSNKKRYSCNVCQKGFYHKSEMEAHQKLHGQSYNCEHCSFTTRNKKSLSVHVLGQHYKRFAFECNVCKKRFGRSQGLKTHMQRAHGDKYMCRDYFDGGCGRTFVNSSQLNVHVRKVHDGIILLQEDVVEEDECITDDVPSTSKKRCLRLSENNIEFIEEADGDDIEMEEDDDEDDDFIDEIQDQDPQN from the exons ATGTCGGAAAACGCGAAAAACAATAGCTGCCTGCATTGCAGCGTATTCAGTACGAAATACCAGTACCAGGAGATCTTCGATGAGTTCGGAATTGAACTGGGACTGCAGTCCCTACTGGCCAAGCACTTCCTGTTCGAAGTGTCTCCCGATCCGCGGAAGCAGCAGCTTCTGTGCGAAGTTTGTGTCAACAATCTCATCCGCCTTTTTGATATTGATGAACTGGAAAGAGAAAGAGATGCTGCGAAGGATGTGGCTCAGTGCAAAGATCCCAAGGCGGAGGACCCCATCATCATTACCGAGGTCCATGCTTCACCAACTTCACCAGCTGCAAAGCCCGTCAAGAAAGCTGCGCCCTCCAGACCCTTGACTAAGGTCCTGCGACCAGTGCCCATTATTCCCATCCGGGAACCAAGTGCCCGGATAAGAAAtaaagctgctgctgcttcccATGTAACACCTGATGCATCTAGATCTCCTGAGCCATCACCACATCCGTCTTCCCCAGAAGCTTCTGTCCTTAAAAACGATAATAATCTGGTTGTGAAAGTCGCAGATCAGGAGCAGTTCAGTGTCCTTATACAAAATATTCTGGACGAAGAAGAAGCTATTGTTGAGGATGACACCGCAGTGAAAGAAGAGTCCAGTGAAGCTGTCCCCGTGGAAACAGAAACCCCGGGTCAAATAGTCATCCTAAACAGCGAGGCTAGGGCAGAAACTAATCTGGATGAGAATGTTTACATATACGAGCATAATG ATGTTATGGATCCAAATTTGGACAATGTTAAGGTAAAACCAATAAGTTGTTCGTCTAGATTGGTAGCTCAAGCTGAAGAAAGTCAAAGCGATGATGACATCGACGAGGGAGAGACTAGCAATATTGTTCTGTTTAACTTTGTGGACATCAAAGAAA AGGATGATGTTGATAATATACCAGAGTACTTGTCCACCGTGGTGAAGACACGCTTTGAAAAGTTGACATTTGAGTGGTGCACTGTGTGCAAGCACTGCTCCCTGAAGTGTCCCACATTCGAGAGCCTTCTTGGTCATTTGTTAAAGGCCCACAAAACACGAAAAGATGTCCATCAGTGTCCCATTGAAGGATGCAACAAGGAGTTGAAAGGTCGCAAATTCTTAGCCATGCATCTTGTTATGTTGCACGCACCAGTTGCTGA AATTGCTATCTATGGCTGCTGTCCGGAATGTAAACTGACGttttcaaacattttgcaGTACAACAAGCATTCTTGTGCtcatgtaattaaaaaaaagcgAGGTATTCGCTCATTTTGTGAAATGTGTTCGCTAGAGTTTCCTTCTTGGAAGCG TTTTAATTTCCACAACCAGTTCCATCTAGAAAAGCACAGACCTCGAGCGTGCTTCGTCTGTGACTATGCCAGTACAAACATAGATGAACTTTTCCAGCATTTGAATTATGCGCATGAGCCAGTGGGAACCTTATTCTGCGACCT TTGCGACCGTACTTTCCGGGACTCTTCTGTTTTTATGGAGCACAATAAGTCACATGCCAATGTTAGCAGCACGACCTACTCTTGCGGCGAATGTATGGCGAACTTTGAGTCGCGGGGTCGGCTAAATGGACACATG AGAGCGATGCATGGGAGCGTAATAAGCTGTGAACTCTGTTCCCGCGAATTTGCCACTGAAGCTACTTACAATATTCACATGAAGAAGCATCTGATTATCGAAAAAGATGTGCACGTGTGCAGCACATGCGGTCTTTTAAGTGACAGCCGCGAAACCCTTCTTGCGCATGTGGAATCCGTGAAGACTGCCTGTTTTGGCTCCAAGATATACGTGGAACTCCTACGGGATGCTTATGTTTGCGAGTACTGCTCCTCGTACTTCAAAGAAAAGGACAGTCTCCAAGCCCATCGTGACTCCGGGGTACATAAGGATGGAGTGTTTTGGTGTCAGCCCTGCGGCAAAGAATTCGCGCATATGAAACTATATCGCCATCACCTTCGAAACTATCAACAACTTCGAGCGGACTCAACACATCGCAGGCTAGAAATTTGTGTTTACTACATGTGCGATCAAGAG AACTGCTCAGAGTCTTACGTGAACTGGAACTCCTTGTACACACACAAGCGCCGCACACACGAATCTTCAAATAAGCAAGCGGAGAAGAGTTCAAGGTCTGCCCAGGAATGGGTTTGTCAGTTTTGCTTAAAAGAATGCCGGTCCAAAATGTCCTTGTCCGTTCATGTGGCTAGGAGTCATAACAATG ATAACGTCACCTGTCCTTTATGCAATGCCTCATACAAGAGCCGTGATGCTCTGGCTAAGCACCATGCCTATTGGCATGAACCAATAGAGTGTCCGGAATGCTTTAAAATAGTCAAAAATCGACGGAATTATGATACTCATGTAAATGTTGTGCATTCGAATAAGAAGCGCTATTCTTGCAATGTCTGTCAAAAGGGGTTTTATCACAAAAGTGAAATGGAGGCTCATCAAAAG CTTCATGGACAGTCTTACAACTGCGAACACTGCAGCTTCACCACCAGGAACAAAAAGTCCCTTTCTGTTCATGTTCTTGGTCAGCACTATAAGCGATTTGCTTTCGAGTGCAACGTGTGTAAGAAGAGGTTTGGACGCAGTCAGGGATTGAAGACGCACATGCAGCGAGCCCATGGGGATAAATACATGTGCCGCGACTACTTCGACGGCGGCTGTGGACGGACCTTTGTAAACAGTTCCCAGTTGAATGTGCATGTCCGAAAGGTCCACGACGGCATTATTTTGCTACAGGAGGATGTGGTTGAAGAGGACGAATGCATTACCGATGATGTTCCATCCACATCTAAAAAGCGCTGCCTTCGCTTAAGTGAAAACAATATTGAGTTTATAGAGGAAGCAGATGGCGATGATATAGAAATGGAAGAGGATGACGATGAAGACGACGATTTTATCGACGAGATCCAAGATCAGGACCCACAAAATTGA
- the LOC120320440 gene encoding odorant receptor 46a translates to MSQHQMVTEDFYKYQVWYFQILGVWQLPTCAADHQRRFQSMRFGFILVILFIMLLLFSFELLNNISHVREILKVFFMFATEISCMAKLLHLKWKSRELAGLVDMMLSPEFGVKSEQERQLLESDRVAVVRMRNFYGILSLGAAGLILVVPCFDNFGELPLAMLEVCSIEGWICYWLQYLFHTMCLLPTCVLNITYDSVAYSLLCFLKVQLQMLVLRLKKLGPVIEPQGNEKIAMKLRQSAAYYNRIVRFKDLVELFIKGPGSVQLMCSVLVLVSNLYDMSTMSIANGDAIFMVKTCIYQLVMLWQIFIICYASNEVTVQSSRLCHSIYSSQWTGWSKANRRIVLLMMQRFNSPMLLRTFNPTFTFSLEAFGSVGQQKVLYIAQ, encoded by the coding sequence ATGTCTCAGCATCAGATGGTTACGGAAGACTTCTATAAGTACCAGGTGTGGTATTTCCAGATCCTTGGTGTTTGGCAGCTCCCCACTTGTGCCGCAGACCACCAGCGACGTTTTCAGTCCATGAGGTTTGGTTTCATTCTGGTCATCCTGTTCATtatgctgctgcttttttcGTTCGAGCTATTGAATAACATTTCCCACGTAAGGGAGATCCTAAAGGTATTCTTCATGTTCGCCACCGAAATATCGTGCATGGCCAAACTATTGCATTTGAAGTGGAAGAGCCGTGAGCTTGCTGGTCTGGTTGATATGATGTTGTCCCCAGAGTTCGGCGTTAAAAGTGAACAGGAAAGGCAGTTGCTGGAATCGGATAGAGTGGCGGTTGTCCGTATGAGGAACTTCTACGGCATTTTGTCCTTGGGTGCGGCTGGCCTGATCCTTGTAGTTCCCTGTTTTGATAACTTTGGGGAGCTACCACTGGCCATGTTGGAGGTGTGCAGCATCGAGGGATGGATCTGCTATTGGTTGCAATACCTATTCCACACCATGTGCCTGCTGCCCACTTGTGTCCTGAATATAACCTACGACTCGGTGGCTTACTCGTTGCTTTGTTTCTTGAAGGTTCAGCTCCAAATGCTGGTCCTGAGATTAAAAAAGTTGGGTCCTGTGATCGAACCCCAAGGTAACGAGAAGATCGCCATGAAACTGCGTCAGAGTGCCGCCTATTACAACAGGATTGTTCGGTTTAAGGACCTAGTGGAGCTGTTCATAAAGGGACCAGGATCTGTGCAGCTCATGTGTTCCGTTCTGGTGCTGGTGTCCAACCTGTACGACATGTCCACCATGTCCATTGCCAATGGCGATGCTATCTTTATGGTCAAGACCTGTATCTATCAGCTGGTGATGCTCTGGCAGATCTTCATCATTTGCTACGCCTCCAACGAGGTTACTGTCCAGAGTTCTAGGCTGTGTCACAGCATCTACAGTTCCCAATGGACGGGGTGGAGCAAGGCAAACCGTCGGATTGTCCTGCTCATGATGCAACGTTTCAATTCTCCGATGCTCCTTCGCACCTTTAACCCCACCTTTACTTTCAGCTTGGAGGCCTTTGGTTCTGTAGGGCAGCAGAAAGTCCTTTATATAGCTCAATAA
- the LOC6528875 gene encoding odorant receptor 46a, with the protein MSKGVEIFYKGQKVFLNIFSLWSQNEPCWRIIHQVNYVHVIVFWVLLFDLLLVLHVVANLSYMSEVVKAIFILATSAGHTTKLLSIKANNVQMEELFKTLDDEEFRPRGAKEESIFASACEKSRKLRNFYGTLSLAALGMILIPQFAVDWSHLPLKTYNPLGENPGSPAFWLLYCYQCLALSASCITNICFDSLCSSLFIFIKCQLDILALRLDKIGRPSSSGGTVEQKLKENIRYHMAIVQLTRTVERLLCMPISVQIFCSVLVLTANFYAIAVLSEERLELFKYMTYQTCMLIQIFILCYYAGEVTQGSLDLPHELYKTSWVDWDYRSRRIALLFMQRLHSTLRIRTINPSLGFDLMLFSSVSRVRGSTFLCTVANFHNGPY; encoded by the exons ATGAGCAAAGGAGTAGAAATCTTTTACAAAGGCCAGAAGGTGTTCTTGAACATCTTCTCCTTGTGGTCTCAGAATGAACCCTGTTGGAGAATCATCCACCAGGTGAACTATGTCCACGTAATTGTGTTTTGGGTGCTGCTCTTTGATCTTCTGTTGGTGCTGCATGTAGTGGCTAACTTGAGCTACATGTCGGAGGTTGTGAAAGCCATATTTATACTGGCCACCAGTGCAGGACACACCACCAAGCTGCTGTCCATCAAGGCCAATAATGTGCAAATGGAGGAACTATTCAAAACATTGGATGACGAAGAGTTTCGTCCTAGAGGCGCCAAAGAAGAGTCTATCTTTGCATCAGCCTGTGAAAAAAGTAGGAAGCTTCGGAATTTCTATGGGACGCTGTCGTTAGCCGCCTTGGGTATGATCCTCATACCCCAGTTCGCCGTGGACTGGTCCCACCTTCCACTGAAAACATACAATCCGCTGGGCGAGAATCCTGGCTCACCTGCTTTCTGGCTCCTGTACTGCTATCAGTGCCTGGCCCTGTCCGCCTCGTGTATCACCAACATATGCTTTGATTCCCTCTGCTCCTCACTGTTCATCTTCATCAAGTGCCAGCTGGACATTCTGGCGCTGCGACTGGATAAGATCGGTCGGCCAAGCAGTTCTGGTGGCACTGTGGAACAGAAACTTAAGGAAAATATCCGCTATCACATGGCCATCGTTCAGCTGACAAGGACCGTGGAGCGTTTACTTTGCATGCCGATTTCGGTCCAGATCTTCTgctctgttttggttttgacTGCCAATTTCTATGCTATTGCTGTG TTGTCTGAAGAGAGGCTGGAGCTGTTTAAATATATGACCTACCAGACGTGCATGCTGattcaaatttttattttgtgctaCTATGCCGG TGAGGTAACCCAGGGCAGCCTGGACCTTCCGCACGAGCTGTACAAGACCTCTTGGGTGGACTGGGACTACAGAAGCCGAAGGATTGCTCTCCTTTTCATGCAACGCCTTCACTCGACTCTGAGGATTAGGACAATAAATCCCAGTCTGGGTTTTGACCTAATGCTCTTCAGCTCGGTGAGTCGTGTCCGTGGTTCAACCTTTTTGTGCACTGTAGCCAATTTCCATAATGGGCCTTATTAG
- the LOC6528874 gene encoding uncharacterized protein LOC6528874: protein MDGIRIIIFLYLYFICFLAWKVQGDCQISQYMVEQSNRIFTYRDASGSIQLQRLETVPSGVTLFMYCNPTDFVETLCQDNGQFSVPLRMRCFSPMQPAIKRIRDGDGSGNLYAVGYTIDGKDLEIYRSCFDPQQGRLLYSQSDVYYKRFFPKRPFVEFVADEMFSPQEAAAYMKSNIYFTFKCIYGDGQSYLSSANSLVINRGHMVASADFLFTDQMGSTFRYLNVVPQFKSINDGNWEKVERWVRSQIPQSTFFRIKSGGIGILTLPDTRGFLQSAFLAGSRIPVPEWTYKVVRDATGNGLYVFLTYNNTFRSERPQCLDICHQVNCPFGLPNKPADGFTFCCDPKQFPF from the exons ATGGATGGCATCcgtattataatatttttatacctttATTTCATATGCTTCCTGG CTTGGAAAGTGCAGGGCGATTGTCAAATTTCCCAATATATGGTAGAGCAATCAAATCGAATCTTCACCTATCGCGATGCCAGCGGATCTATCCAACTGCAGCGCTTGGAAACTGTTCCATCTGGTGTCACTCTATTCATGTACTGCAATCCTACGGATTTCGTTGAAACTTTGTGCCAGGACAATGGACAGTTCTCAGTTCCGCTGCGCATGAGGTGCTTTAGTCCAATGCAGCCGGCGATCAAGCGGATTCGAGATGGGGATGGTTCTGGAAACCTGTACGCCGTGGGATATACCATAGATGGCAAGGATCTGGAGATCTATCGCTCCTGTTTTGATCCCCAGCAAGGAAGGCTCTTGTACTCGCAGAGCGATGTCTACTACAAACGATTTT TTCCCAAGCGGCCGTTTGTGGAGTTTGTGGCAGATGAAATGTTCAGCCCTCAGGAGGCTGCTGCTTATATGAAGTCCAACATCTATTTCACGTTTAAATGCATTTACGGTGATGGCCAGTCGTACTTGTCAAGTGCCAATTCCTTGGTGATTAATCGAGGACATATGGTGGCTTCCGCGGACTTCCTGTTCACGGACCAGATGGGCAGTACTTTCCGCTATCTGAATGTGGTGCCACAATTCAAGTCAATTAACGATGGCAATTGGGAAAAGGTGGAGAGATGGGTGCGCAGTCAGATCCCGCAGTCGACCTTTTTCCGGATCAAGTCCGGCGGAATTGGCATCTTGACATTGCCAGATACCAGGGGCTTTCTTCAATCGGCTTTCCTCGCCGGCTCTAGGATCCCAGTTCCCGAGTGGACCTACAAAGTGGTACGGGATGCCACAGGCAATGGGCTGTACGTCTTCCTTACGTACAATAATACTTTTCGATCGGAAAGGCCCCAGTGCCTGGATATTTGTCACCAAGTTAATTGCCCCTTCGGACTCCCAAATAAACCCGCCGATGGATTCACCTTCTGTTGCGATCCCAAGCAGTTCCCATTTTAA